The genome window TTGCCATTGATTGGCCTTGTCTTCTGCGGTTTCAAAGGTCGATTCGTTATTCAGAACTAAATATTCTTCCAGCGCTGGAGTCTGTAGTGGCTGCATCACTGTTTCCAGCTTCAGGCTCTCCAGTTGAACCGTTTCGGGTTTCATCTCACCTGACAAAAAGCGTACCGTCAGGCGATCGCCTGGAGTGGCTTTCAAGGTAACCTGATCCGTGGGTTCCTCGCCAAAGCGCTGCACAATTCCCACTTTTAAACTCGCCTCCTGAGCTTTCGCCGCCGGTTCGGGCTGGGTTGCTAGTCCTAGGAGGCTCATCACCACCAGCAGGGTACCCAAGGCTTGAGGAATTCGTTTGTTGGTCAGCGTTTGATGTGTCAAAATCTTAGCCATTCGTCATTACGTCATTCTTGAAGAAGGCACAAGTCCCAAGGCAGAGGGCTTCTGCCTTCTTCAAATCAATCAAGCGTTGCTGTTGCTGTTAAAGAGCACTTCCCCTTTAATCATGCGCTGAGCGGCGTCAAGGAGTACTTCTTCCAAATAGGGCTTGGTGAAGTAGCCACTGGCTCCCAACTGAGCTGCCATTTGTCGGTGTCGGTCGGCACCGCGCGAGGTGAGCATTGCAATGGGTAGGTTGGCGAGATTTTCGTCTTTCTGAAGTCGAGACAGCAACTCTAGACCGTCCATTCTCGGCATTTCAATGTCACAGAACACAATGTCGCAAGGTAAACCTGAGCGAAGTTTATCCCACGCTTCCTGACCGTCACGAGCTTGTTCGACCCGATAACCGGATTTACTGAAGGTCATGGAAAGCAGCTCACGCACGGTAATCGAATCATCCACAATCAGAACCATCGGTTCCGATTTGGCCTCGATGATTTCTCCTGGCAGTTCGATCTGTGGTTCTTCCCTAGGCCAGAGGGTGACGCCACCATCCTTGCGAATCCGTCCGTTCGCCAGGTCAATCAATTCTAGAACATCAGCGATCGCCATAATCCGACCATCCCCTAAGACAGTAGCCCCAGCGATTCCTACGGGCTTAGGCGGTGGGCCTTCGAGTTGCTTAATCACAATTTCCTGTTCACCTAACACTTGATCCACTTGGATGGCGAGGAAGTTACCTGCACTCCGCAGCACCACAATGGAAATCATGTCGTCTTCCCGTTTGCCGCCGTAGACCGTGTTGCGACTCAGTTGACGTTTGTAGGTGAGCAGATCAGAGAGAGAGTGGAAGGGTAGGAGTGTATCTCGCCATTGGATGCAGGATTGTCCCTCTGCATTGGTTTGAACGCGATCATTCAAAATATCCATCATGTCTTCCACCCCATCCATGGGGAAAGCGATGCGGGCGCGATCGCTCAGGCAACAGAGCGCTTTACAAATACTCAACGTCAGAGGTAGACGAATGGTAAAAGTCGTGCCTTTGCCCACGGTGGAATCAATGTGGATCGTTCCGCGAATTTCACTCAAGCTGGTGCGGACAACATCCATCCCCACACCTCGACCGGAGAAATCGTCGGCTTTGTCTTTTGTACTAAAACCAGGGTGGAACAGACAGTCATATAACTCTACATTTGTCAAAGTTTTGGCATCAGCCGCAGTAATCAGTCTCTGCTGAATGGCCTTCGATCTGACTCGTTCGGCATCGATTCCGGCTCCATCATCGGAGATAGAAATCACCGTCTGGTTCCCTTGGTGGAATGCTCGCAGCGTCACTTTCCCCACCGGTGGCTTCCGAGCTGCTTTGCGGACTTCTGGCGACTCAATCCCATGAGTCAGGGCGTTATTGACCAGGTGCGTCATCGGGTCATAGAGGTGTTCGAGAATCATCTTATCGATCAAGGTTTCCCGGCCCTCAACCTGTAATTGAGCCTCTTTCCCTAACTTCCGAGAAATTTCGTGTACGGCACGCAGCAGGCGATCGGCATTCTGGGCAAAGGGCACCATCCGTGCTCGGGTTAAACCTTCTTGGAGTTGGGTGGTGATTTGCCGTAACATCCGAGCCACTTGATCGGTTTCATCCACCAAAAACTCAATGTCAGATGCCGACTCCCGTACTCGCACGATCAGTTCAATCATCTCTTGGGAGAGCAAATGGAAGCCGGTGAAACGATCCATTTCCAGGGGATCGTATTCTACACCGGAGTGGTGGGGCGGATGGGAGAAGAGATCGGACACTCCTGGAGAACGATAGCCCTGACGGCTCGCCAACAGCGAACTTTCCAGGAGACTGCGCTCATACAAGTCTTGCATCCTCGCCCCCACATCACTCAGAGCTAAAACCTGATGGGATAAATTATCTAAAAATTGCCGCAGACGTTCTTGGTCTTGCTCTAGGGTATTGCGGTTGACCACCAGTTCTCCCACCAAATTGCTGAGGCTGTCTAGATGTTTAACGGGTACCCGCATTGTATGCTCAAACACGCGGGGGGTACGGGGACGCATAGGAGGGCGCGTCCTGCCTTGGTCGGGCATGATGCTCGGAGGCCCCCCCATGCTCTTATCGGCTTGCTCTAGCAGGCTCTCCAGGTCTCCGAATTCGTCTGCTAAGGAACCTGCTTTGGCAGTTGCACGATTCACGGGTGCTGGGGCTGGTGGAGCCATCGCTGGGGTCTCTTCTTCTAACAGGGAATCGAGGTCTTGAAACACATCCAAGTCGCTTGATTCGGTAGCTGGGTGACTAGGAGCCTCAGCCAGCATCGCCTCTAAATCGGCAAATTCATCGAGACCGTTGAGTTCACCATTCTCAGGCGTGGCGTCCCAGGCTTCTAGACCCGAAACCGCTAGTTCCTCGCCCCCATTCAGCATGGCTTCTAAATCGTCGAATTCCAAGGCTTGAGAACTATCCACCGCTGAATCCTGTGCAGCGAGCGCGTGCAGATGCGCGTCCGCCCCACTCTCGGCGAACAGGTGATCACTCTCTTCGGGTCCCCAATCCAGATCCAATGCGGTTGCCGTTTCATCCTCTATGGCCTCAAAGTCCAAGGCTGTTGCGTCAACAGGTGCGTCCGTAACGCTCTCGGATAGCGCCGTGGCTTCGGCATCCGGCACCTCAGCCTCTTGTGCCGCGTTTAACAACTCATCCCAATTTTCGGCATCCGCAACCTCATCTGTCTGAATGCTGAAGAAATCATCGAAATTATCGGCCTCAATCGCACCTGTACCTTCCCAATTAAAATCGAGGAGATCATCAGCCACAGCTTCCTGTGTGGGTTGTTGCTCCTCACTCAAAGCCATCTCGGTGTCAAACAAGTTATCCGTTGCGTTATCTGCAACATCGAGGGAATCGATATCTCCAAAGATTCCATCACCCAACAGCCCATCTAAATCTGACGCGGATGGACTGTCTAATGCAGCACTCTCAACAGTGGCATCAGGAGCTTCGTCCCATTCAAAAAGCGGGGTTTGAGCCTCTGCGGTGGCTTCTTCCTCTGCCTCAAACGCCCATTCTAAGGATGACGAATCGCCGGCCCATAAATCCGCATCCGAATTCAATTCATTCGCACTGAACGACGACAAATCGAAGTCTGACAGTGCTGGAGCCTCTACCGCTGCACCCTCGGTTTCCGCTGTAGATTCATCCCCAAACATAGCCTCGAAATCTGACATGGGTGAGGCGTCTAACACCGCACTTTCCATTTCCGCAGAAGCAGCTTCTGTGAATTCCAGGTCAAAGAGGTCACTTTCTGGGGTATCTAAGAAGGCATCCGAAAGGTCGGTTCCCTGGTCTACCTCTGAAGCGCTGGACTCGAAGAGCAAGTCTTCAAACGTTTCTTCGGGAAGCGCTGATTCTGGCCGACTGGCGACCGCTGCGTTGTCAGGTGCCTCTGGTATGTCAAAGAGGGAAAAGTCTTCAAAGTCGAGTGCCTGCTCGACCTGCGAGTGGCTTGGCTCGTGCGCTTCCTCCCAAAACGAGTCAGCGTCGCTAATCGGCGATCGCGCATCCGTCTCGCTCACGTCTTCTGTATTAAAGAAGCCGTTCAGGTCATCCAACTCAGAGGGATCTTCTAGCTCTTCTAAGCCGGAGAACTCCCACCCTTCGCTGGCCTGGGTTTCAGCTTCTGCGGTGGGTGTCTCTAACAAATCCTGGAAAGCTTCTAGAGCTTCCAATGCCGCACTTTGGGCTGCCACGCTGGTGGAGAGGGCTTCATCCTCAAACAAGTCATCCCTATCGTCATTGTTATTGGTCTCAAGGTTGAAGCTATCGCTGGCTGTTTCCTCGAAATCAAAATCGAGAGCAGAGGCTTCGCCCTCGGCGTCTTCAAACAAGTCATCCCTATCGCCATTATTAT of Microcoleus sp. AS-A8 contains these proteins:
- a CDS encoding response regulator, which translates into the protein MQSEQQQRIMGYFIEEAKDHLNTIEQGLLSLQSTMEDREMLNEIFRAAHSVKGGAAMLGINSIQQAAHRLEDCFKTLQESSVKPDHQLESLFLRVFDTLQALVEQLQSPFGLSDETAGEIMSDAEPVFDELNTHLETLVKTVDEPSVVTVEAPKVTLVNSPMNTANPKTLPANFKRDVLIELREMLQLFKQQDQPEHREALQVHCLNLVRLGEQQDLPGWDELLETARVAIACSSNSYRLLANIVIKEIKQAQELVLAGRSVEICASEQLKALAPEPPASETPVALQSQESEFDLNFDHEVEQDAQESETLESHSQPFQNQSESSLTNLFESSDTQIQADLQDYTPDTRVEEESPSPQAFVQSEQQTTRKIYRFAAPSEPEVGVAELNTLADIFEGQMPDLDETWQDEEIISLDDNSAASHSGNLFSLDEQSDFSDLVSDLDSLDLTNETSTSEDLMDLFGDESLEEAVVHTPEPTHSDWRGLNTETPLSTTDAVTNDFSDLLFEGDNPDPVFDSSRESDDLSNLFGDSFFEENSPLEQDLDDFDFEANATPQLQNPDDDLFADPVADVFAEAPEELLKDTEASISESFATEENEFLAFEDSSQELENLEGEELWLDSAAPTESDMDFGDLMEISESVADAHPHGASPAGAVPSAQELSDEPVMDHQATDWGWEELDESAADFDFDAPADFNQGEEVGDFINVESLQFDDFGVEADTAALSQPTERSLDASIFDRSTHDIPAQETESFSDLALENFMSTDELSGADDWNWDEEREISLDQVADFNLEGDFTDTTTADPMSESLGQWDSRAAEELPSLENAATEESFWDEHQPELASDELELAGMDAEGEASALDFDFEETASDSFNLEANNNGDRDDLFEDAEGEASALDFDFEETASDSFNLEANNNGDRDDLFEDAEGEVSALDFDFEETGSDSFNLETNNNGDRDDLFEDAEGEASALDFDFEETASDSFNLETNNNDDRDDLFEDEALSTSVAAQSAALEALEAFQDLLETPTAEAETQASEGWEFSGLEELEDPSELDDLNGFFNTEDVSETDARSPISDADSFWEEAHEPSHSQVEQALDFEDFSLFDIPEAPDNAAVASRPESALPEETFEDLLFESSASEVDQGTDLSDAFLDTPESDLFDLEFTEAASAEMESAVLDASPMSDFEAMFGDESTAETEGAAVEAPALSDFDLSSFSANELNSDADLWAGDSSSLEWAFEAEEEATAEAQTPLFEWDEAPDATVESAALDSPSASDLDGLLGDGIFGDIDSLDVADNATDNLFDTEMALSEEQQPTQEAVADDLLDFNWEGTGAIEADNFDDFFSIQTDEVADAENWDELLNAAQEAEVPDAEATALSESVTDAPVDATALDFEAIEDETATALDLDWGPEESDHLFAESGADAHLHALAAQDSAVDSSQALEFDDLEAMLNGGEELAVSGLEAWDATPENGELNGLDEFADLEAMLAEAPSHPATESSDLDVFQDLDSLLEEETPAMAPPAPAPVNRATAKAGSLADEFGDLESLLEQADKSMGGPPSIMPDQGRTRPPMRPRTPRVFEHTMRVPVKHLDSLSNLVGELVVNRNTLEQDQERLRQFLDNLSHQVLALSDVGARMQDLYERSLLESSLLASRQGYRSPGVSDLFSHPPHHSGVEYDPLEMDRFTGFHLLSQEMIELIVRVRESASDIEFLVDETDQVARMLRQITTQLQEGLTRARMVPFAQNADRLLRAVHEISRKLGKEAQLQVEGRETLIDKMILEHLYDPMTHLVNNALTHGIESPEVRKAARKPPVGKVTLRAFHQGNQTVISISDDGAGIDAERVRSKAIQQRLITAADAKTLTNVELYDCLFHPGFSTKDKADDFSGRGVGMDVVRTSLSEIRGTIHIDSTVGKGTTFTIRLPLTLSICKALCCLSDRARIAFPMDGVEDMMDILNDRVQTNAEGQSCIQWRDTLLPFHSLSDLLTYKRQLSRNTVYGGKREDDMISIVVLRSAGNFLAIQVDQVLGEQEIVIKQLEGPPPKPVGIAGATVLGDGRIMAIADVLELIDLANGRIRKDGGVTLWPREEPQIELPGEIIEAKSEPMVLIVDDSITVRELLSMTFSKSGYRVEQARDGQEAWDKLRSGLPCDIVFCDIEMPRMDGLELLSRLQKDENLANLPIAMLTSRGADRHRQMAAQLGASGYFTKPYLEEVLLDAAQRMIKGEVLFNSNSNA